One Nitrosomonas sp. PY1 DNA window includes the following coding sequences:
- a CDS encoding helix-turn-helix transcriptional regulator, which yields MLEILEQLMKIHRDTQTSLADKSGVPQATIQRFLKGTHESLSQDNVKKIAKSYGVTESQLRGDIEIDMIEIKERPILDISKSPLERVKFMKEINEMDDDEFQSTIALYRAAKAISEKNKKNK from the coding sequence ATGCTTGAAATACTTGAACAATTGATGAAAATACACAGAGACACACAGACATCTCTTGCAGATAAATCTGGCGTTCCTCAAGCGACAATACAAAGATTTTTAAAGGGGACGCATGAATCTTTATCTCAAGATAATGTAAAAAAAATTGCAAAAAGTTACGGGGTAACAGAAAGCCAGCTTAGAGGTGATATAGAGATAGACATGATAGAGATAAAGGAAAGACCAATTCTTGACATATCAAAATCACCGCTAGAAAGAGTTAAGTTTATGAAGGAAATAAATGAAATGGATGATGATGAATTTCAATCAACTATTGCTCTTTATAGAGCAGCGAAAGCAATTTCAGAAAAAAATAAGAAAAACAAATGA
- a CDS encoding ParB N-terminal domain-containing protein, protein MIEYELHPLCTLFPRLNGNEFQCLVNDIKTNGLKSPIIIYDGMILDGGNRYRACVEAGVEPIFVSFCGDSIVSFVLSANLHRRHLSPGQQAAIVASAQDWAQAQTVGKPKSGNVTGLDRVEDRMAQSGASDKTQRMADKVAKADPELAKQVAHGEISLPRAIKSITPVKETLSDLEEQSTDENIDEELYGEFDPVAELESANKEIDRLTKIIESDDQLSAAMSENKRLTELCRVLEERMRGYQSSENDAVRKAKMWKEKFEKLEKQVKASGLIEF, encoded by the coding sequence ATGATCGAATACGAACTTCATCCACTATGTACATTGTTTCCAAGACTCAACGGCAATGAATTTCAGTGTTTGGTTAATGACATAAAAACAAATGGATTAAAAAGTCCGATCATTATTTACGATGGGATGATTTTGGATGGTGGCAACCGTTATAGGGCATGTGTTGAGGCTGGTGTTGAGCCAATTTTTGTTAGTTTCTGTGGGGACAGTATTGTGTCGTTTGTTCTGTCTGCAAATCTCCACAGGCGGCATTTGTCTCCAGGCCAACAAGCAGCGATTGTAGCGAGCGCTCAGGATTGGGCGCAAGCACAGACAGTAGGAAAACCGAAATCCGGTAACGTTACCGGATTAGACAGGGTGGAAGATCGTATGGCTCAATCTGGAGCCAGCGATAAAACTCAACGAATGGCCGACAAGGTTGCTAAAGCAGACCCTGAGTTAGCAAAACAAGTGGCTCATGGAGAAATAAGCTTACCAAGAGCGATTAAATCTATAACTCCAGTCAAAGAAACATTGTCAGATTTAGAAGAGCAATCAACCGATGAAAATATCGATGAAGAGCTATACGGCGAATTTGATCCTGTTGCAGAACTTGAATCAGCTAACAAAGAGATTGATAGGCTAACCAAAATAATTGAATCAGATGATCAGTTATCAGCCGCAATGTCTGAAAACAAGCGTTTAACTGAATTATGTAGAGTGCTTGAAGAGCGCATGCGTGGCTATCAGTCATCAGAAAATGACGCTGTTCGTAAAGCAAAAATGTGGAAAGAAAAGTTCGAGAAACTTGAGAAGCAGGTAAAGGCTTCTGGATTGATTGAGTTCTGA
- a CDS encoding addiction module antidote protein: protein MKPKKEEIMDFDVANHLKTDDDIRRFLKISAENATVPEFIHALNTAARAKGMTEIAKKAGVTRASLYKSLADGGNPRFDTISKVVEALGCKIVVS, encoded by the coding sequence ATGAAACCGAAAAAAGAAGAAATAATGGACTTTGACGTAGCAAATCACCTCAAAACAGACGACGATATTCGCAGGTTCCTGAAGATTTCTGCAGAAAACGCAACAGTCCCTGAATTTATCCATGCGCTTAACACCGCTGCGCGTGCAAAGGGTATGACTGAAATTGCAAAGAAAGCGGGAGTTACCAGAGCAAGCCTGTACAAGTCTCTTGCAGATGGAGGCAATCCAAGATTCGATACCATATCCAAAGTCGTAGAAGCACTTGGATGCAAGATCGTGGTTTCTTAG
- a CDS encoding type II toxin-antitoxin system RelE/ParE family toxin, with protein sequence MKYDIKITQTFKDWFEELDTDTSDRLLERLDRVSTGNLGDHKTIAKDLFELRCFFGGGIRIYFTIRNQHIVLLLSGGNKSTQSKDIKKAQTILKKIED encoded by the coding sequence ATGAAATACGATATAAAAATCACACAAACATTTAAAGACTGGTTCGAAGAACTTGACACAGACACAAGCGATAGACTGCTTGAACGTCTTGACCGCGTTTCCACCGGAAACCTTGGCGATCACAAAACTATTGCGAAAGACTTGTTTGAATTGCGCTGTTTTTTTGGCGGTGGCATCCGTATTTATTTCACAATCCGCAATCAACATATTGTTCTGTTGCTGAGCGGAGGAAACAAAAGCACTCAATCGAAAGACATAAAAAAAGCACAAACAATATTGAAAAAAATAGAGGACTAA
- a CDS encoding recombination protein NinB encodes MQKQIYILAHDVARKRAAQACMQAPDGYVVTIQEPKRSIEENSLLHALITQISKTQEWAGKKHDVETWKRLLVAAWCRVHGSAVEILPALDGHGVDIIPVRTSKLTKKECADLIEYIFSWGADQGIEWNYAFGSEHGVAWSKKYI; translated from the coding sequence ATGCAAAAACAGATATACATCCTGGCGCATGATGTTGCTCGAAAAAGAGCTGCTCAGGCTTGCATGCAAGCGCCTGATGGATATGTCGTCACGATCCAAGAACCTAAGAGAAGTATAGAAGAAAATAGCCTGTTGCATGCACTCATTACACAAATATCTAAAACACAAGAATGGGCAGGAAAGAAGCATGATGTTGAGACATGGAAAAGGTTATTGGTAGCAGCATGGTGCAGAGTACATGGATCTGCTGTTGAAATATTGCCAGCATTGGACGGACATGGGGTGGACATAATTCCAGTGAGAACTAGCAAGTTAACAAAGAAAGAGTGTGCAGATTTGATTGAGTATATTTTTTCATGGGGAGCAGATCAGGGTATCGAATGGAATTATGCGTTTGGTTCTGAGCATGGCGTGGCGTGGTCTAAAAAATATATTTAG
- a CDS encoding DNA cytosine methyltransferase: MNELAIFAGAGGGILGGKLLGWRTVCAVERNAYCAQVLAQRQNDGLLQPFPIWSDVCSFDGKPWNGIVDVVSGGFPCQDISVAGKGAGIDGERSGMWKHMARIIGDVRPRFVFVENSPLLVSRGLARILGDLACMGFDAQWGIMGAVDAGFYHNRKRLWIAAQSNSNGSQRINAKSSAEARQSQSAQWSDIARVVGEVQRGRGENCIPESWILRAGNGLAERVDRTVAIGNGQVPSVAAMAWKILSKF, translated from the coding sequence TTGAATGAGCTGGCTATTTTCGCAGGCGCTGGTGGAGGAATACTCGGCGGAAAATTGCTCGGGTGGAGAACAGTCTGCGCAGTTGAACGTAATGCCTACTGTGCACAAGTTCTTGCACAGAGACAAAACGATGGATTACTCCAACCTTTCCCGATATGGTCTGACGTTTGCAGTTTTGACGGAAAGCCGTGGAATGGAATTGTTGATGTCGTTTCTGGCGGATTTCCGTGTCAAGACATCAGCGTTGCGGGAAAAGGCGCAGGAATCGACGGTGAAAGGTCAGGAATGTGGAAACACATGGCACGCATCATCGGTGATGTTCGACCGCGATTTGTGTTCGTGGAAAACTCACCACTCCTTGTTTCAAGAGGTCTTGCAAGAATCCTTGGTGATCTTGCCTGCATGGGGTTTGATGCGCAATGGGGAATTATGGGAGCGGTCGACGCCGGATTTTATCACAACAGGAAACGTCTATGGATTGCTGCCCAATCCAACAGCAACGGATCACAAAGGATCAACGCCAAATCAAGTGCAGAGGCGCGTCAATCACAGTCAGCACAATGGTCTGACATTGCGAGAGTGGTTGGCGAAGTACAGCGAGGGCGGGGGGAGAACTGTATACCCGAATCCTGGATTCTTAGAGCTGGCAATGGGCTGGCCGAAAGGGTGGACAGAACTGTCGCCATTGGAAACGGACAAGTCCCAAGTGTGGCAGCAATGGCATGGAAAATATTATCTAAATTTTAA
- a CDS encoding DEAD/DEAH box helicase: MMQSSLVDFEANYDSARFPEPRPFQNMAHDKLRQGARDGHRCQMIMAATGSGKTYLGMRIIHEALLRGKNAMFVCDRTTLINQTSDVADQYGLGAHSIIQAGHWRYDLRQRFQIASVQTLARRSWPDSDVIVIDEAHSLYSAWTEHIQTCRANVIGLSATPFSKGLGRLFTNLINAATMHDLTQSGVLVPMRIFSCTKINMVGAETSGGEWTDRASEERGMEIIGDVVIEWIKHAENRKTIVFGATIHHCEEMCRQFNESGIMAATFTSKTTESQRKELLEEYSKPDSMLKVLISVEALAKGFDVRDVGCVCDCRPLRKSLSTAIQMWGRGLRSSPDTGKTDCILLDFSGNIVRFADDFSDIYHNGLDALDAGEKLDKAIRRDPEEKEPSKCPSCGFSPCGKRCISCGHERQPKSLVEHIPGEMFEVKIGKQKLADDKKHLWEQLCTYTRSHGKPETASARAWYLFQEFAGCRPSAQWRFEDQPNVAISRATMNHINRKKIAYFKGIKKGAHK, from the coding sequence ATGATGCAATCTTCCTTAGTCGACTTTGAAGCCAATTACGACTCTGCAAGATTTCCAGAGCCAAGGCCATTCCAGAATATGGCTCACGATAAGTTGCGTCAAGGTGCTCGTGATGGTCATAGATGCCAAATGATAATGGCGGCGACAGGAAGCGGAAAAACATATCTTGGCATGCGCATAATTCACGAAGCATTACTCCGAGGTAAGAACGCAATGTTCGTGTGTGACCGGACAACGCTTATTAACCAGACTTCAGATGTTGCTGATCAATATGGACTGGGTGCTCATTCGATTATACAAGCAGGCCATTGGCGTTACGATCTACGGCAAAGATTTCAAATTGCCAGTGTTCAGACATTAGCGCGCAGGTCATGGCCTGATTCTGACGTAATCGTGATAGACGAAGCACACTCATTATACTCAGCTTGGACAGAACATATTCAAACATGCAGGGCAAATGTAATAGGTCTGAGCGCAACACCATTTAGCAAAGGACTTGGAAGGTTGTTCACTAACCTGATCAATGCTGCAACCATGCATGATCTTACGCAATCTGGTGTTCTTGTGCCGATGAGAATTTTTTCTTGCACAAAAATCAATATGGTTGGCGCAGAAACGTCCGGCGGAGAATGGACTGACCGTGCATCTGAAGAGCGAGGAATGGAGATCATAGGTGACGTTGTGATCGAGTGGATAAAACACGCCGAGAACCGAAAAACAATTGTTTTCGGAGCGACAATTCATCATTGCGAAGAGATGTGCAGGCAGTTTAATGAGTCTGGAATTATGGCAGCAACATTCACATCAAAAACAACAGAATCTCAACGTAAGGAATTGCTTGAAGAATATTCTAAGCCAGACAGTATGCTTAAGGTGCTTATATCTGTTGAGGCGCTTGCAAAAGGATTTGATGTTAGAGACGTTGGGTGCGTGTGTGATTGCAGACCGCTTCGCAAGTCACTATCAACCGCCATTCAAATGTGGGGGAGAGGTTTAAGATCGTCACCAGACACCGGAAAAACAGATTGCATATTGCTTGATTTTAGCGGAAACATTGTCAGGTTCGCAGATGATTTCTCGGATATTTATCATAACGGATTAGATGCTCTTGATGCCGGAGAAAAACTCGACAAAGCAATCCGGCGTGATCCAGAAGAAAAAGAACCTAGCAAATGCCCATCGTGCGGATTTTCTCCATGCGGAAAGCGCTGTATATCTTGCGGACACGAACGACAACCAAAAAGCCTAGTTGAGCATATTCCCGGTGAAATGTTTGAAGTGAAAATCGGAAAACAAAAGCTAGCCGACGACAAGAAGCATTTGTGGGAACAGCTATGTACTTATACAAGATCGCACGGAAAGCCTGAGACTGCATCAGCTAGAGCTTGGTATTTGTTTCAGGAGTTTGCCGGATGCAGACCGAGTGCGCAATGGCGCTTCGAAGATCAGCCAAATGTGGCTATCAGCAGAGCAACAATGAATCACATAAACCGCAAGAAAATCGCGTATTTCAAAGGCATAAAAAAAGGAGCGCATAAATGA
- a CDS encoding phage terminase large subunit family protein, whose translation MILYEKFFDKLNSSILPDLNLSVDEWSDSFMVIPKSSGSNEYGPYRTNRTPHAREIMRALSDDHPCKRVVCMVSSQMFKTQIALNWIGASVHQSPSNILLLMPTGKLQKRIAARVDKTVAAVDVLRERFAKPNSRSAINNLDTKEFLGGSLFIATAGSAANLSEVPARRVAFDEIDRAEIDVDGEGDPVKLAESRQTTFASNKKSYYYSSPTIDGESRIYDLFMQGTQRHALAECIHCGHAQDLVFEKLIISEDQKTAMYPCESCVGLHYEQDKTAMFKNGLWSESLGGDGETESFTAHSMFLPYGWMSWIDLWRESQSAKTLLDCGNDSMMVVFYNTRLARTWKRNVQVVDYQSLIDRAEHYQLRIAPNGVMLITAGVDTQDNRLAVQIVGWGRNLTGWVLDYVELPGDPANDQVWNDLTELINRGIEHESGYLMQIRATAIDTGGHRGEAVKSYVRNGYIPTPIAIKGSSRFDADPISKGAMIDVTWKGKVYSKGVRVHQVGTVEIKHALFSRMLNDGEKEPEDRKLHFTRDLPSEYFSGLISETYNRKKKRYEKRHDGVRNEPLDTLTYAFSALYHHTIRAHRFSDKDWDKFIYVFQNRNIKKRSAETRDTKTRMPKRSANRLSGRGLLERMRERRMMK comes from the coding sequence ATGATTCTTTACGAAAAATTCTTTGATAAACTGAATTCATCGATACTGCCTGATTTAAATTTGTCAGTTGATGAGTGGTCAGATAGTTTCATGGTGATTCCAAAATCTAGTGGGTCAAACGAATACGGTCCATACAGAACAAATCGTACACCACACGCACGCGAGATTATGCGTGCATTGTCTGACGATCATCCATGCAAGCGTGTTGTTTGTATGGTTTCTAGTCAGATGTTCAAGACACAAATAGCATTGAATTGGATAGGGGCATCAGTTCATCAATCACCTTCAAATATCTTGCTGTTAATGCCAACCGGGAAGCTTCAAAAGCGTATAGCAGCTCGTGTCGATAAAACTGTCGCTGCTGTGGATGTGTTAAGAGAGCGATTCGCAAAACCAAATTCACGTAGCGCAATCAATAATCTAGACACAAAGGAATTCCTTGGCGGATCGCTATTCATAGCCACCGCAGGAAGCGCTGCTAATTTATCAGAGGTGCCTGCCCGTCGTGTTGCTTTTGACGAGATCGATAGAGCAGAGATAGACGTTGACGGTGAGGGAGACCCAGTTAAGCTTGCAGAGTCACGTCAAACAACTTTTGCCAGCAATAAAAAATCTTATTACTACTCATCACCGACAATAGATGGCGAATCACGAATTTATGATTTGTTCATGCAGGGAACGCAACGTCATGCATTGGCTGAGTGCATTCACTGTGGCCATGCTCAGGATTTGGTTTTTGAAAAGCTGATTATTTCAGAAGATCAAAAAACAGCAATGTACCCGTGTGAATCATGCGTAGGTCTTCATTACGAGCAAGACAAAACAGCCATGTTTAAGAATGGGTTGTGGTCTGAGTCATTGGGTGGAGACGGAGAAACTGAATCATTTACAGCTCACTCGATGTTTTTGCCCTATGGATGGATGTCTTGGATAGATTTGTGGCGAGAAAGTCAATCCGCAAAAACGCTACTGGATTGTGGAAATGACAGCATGATGGTTGTGTTTTACAACACCAGGCTTGCTAGGACGTGGAAGCGCAATGTTCAAGTTGTCGATTATCAATCGTTGATTGATCGTGCTGAACACTATCAGTTAAGAATAGCGCCAAATGGTGTCATGTTGATAACCGCAGGCGTAGACACACAGGACAATCGTCTGGCTGTACAGATTGTTGGTTGGGGGCGTAACCTGACGGGGTGGGTGCTGGATTACGTTGAATTACCAGGCGATCCTGCTAACGATCAGGTATGGAATGATTTAACTGAATTGATCAATCGCGGAATAGAACACGAATCCGGATATTTAATGCAAATTCGCGCAACTGCAATAGACACTGGTGGGCATCGTGGAGAGGCTGTAAAAAGCTATGTTAGAAATGGATATATACCTACGCCGATTGCCATAAAAGGATCGTCACGCTTCGATGCCGATCCTATTTCAAAAGGCGCAATGATCGATGTCACATGGAAAGGTAAAGTTTATTCCAAAGGCGTTAGGGTGCATCAAGTCGGAACGGTTGAAATAAAGCATGCATTGTTTTCAAGAATGCTAAACGATGGCGAAAAAGAACCGGAAGACAGAAAGTTGCATTTTACGAGAGATTTGCCTAGCGAGTATTTCTCTGGTCTTATTTCAGAAACATACAATCGGAAAAAAAAACGTTACGAAAAGCGCCATGATGGAGTCAGGAATGAGCCGCTAGATACATTGACTTATGCTTTTTCTGCTCTTTATCACCATACTATCAGGGCGCATAGATTTAGTGATAAAGATTGGGATAAATTCATTTATGTGTTTCAGAACCGGAATATTAAAAAACGATCTGCTGAAACGCGGGACACAAAAACCAGAATGCCGAAAAGAAGTGCAAACAGATTATCTGGAAGAGGTTTGTTGGAGCGTATGCGTGAAAGAAGGATGATGAAATAA
- a CDS encoding type II toxin-antitoxin system HicB family antitoxin, which translates to MRYPIAIETGNDNQAFGVVVPDLPGCFSAGDTLDEAIDNAKEAIELWLETMIDDGESIPAAKSISIHQSEPDFSGWIWAIVDIDLAELSDKVERINITLPSRILRRLDAAAKAAGESRSAYIAHLTLK; encoded by the coding sequence ATGAGATATCCAATAGCAATCGAGACAGGAAATGATAATCAAGCGTTCGGCGTTGTCGTGCCGGATCTTCCTGGATGTTTTTCAGCCGGTGATACATTAGATGAAGCAATCGATAACGCAAAAGAAGCCATCGAATTGTGGTTGGAAACTATGATCGATGATGGTGAATCTATACCTGCAGCCAAATCGATTTCAATTCATCAATCCGAACCCGATTTTTCCGGATGGATTTGGGCAATCGTCGACATTGATCTAGCAGAATTATCAGACAAGGTGGAGCGCATCAACATCACGCTCCCATCCAGGATCTTGCGCCGCTTAGATGCCGCGGCCAAGGCAGCAGGAGAATCCAGATCGGCATATATTGCGCATTTGACATTAAAGTAA
- a CDS encoding PEP-CTERM sorting domain-containing protein — protein sequence MKKIITAITMFLISLSANAGSFGFPSYLGAFWSTGFNDGLVSFNTVKGPHEQNFYAPRGDVSFTVDSVDFWISQSGTNPNQSYTIIIDGNEVDWGHVDNFNSSAGEGFFHGTTTVSFDEGGNHTFKIAVHPEINEPAGGWLVFGAARGDVAPVLYGDIPLVPEPSTYAMLITGLLIIAFSVRRKYKNNVALC from the coding sequence ATGAAAAAAATAATAACAGCAATAACAATGTTTCTAATCAGCCTGTCTGCAAATGCAGGGTCATTCGGGTTTCCGTCTTATCTCGGAGCATTTTGGTCAACAGGTTTTAATGATGGGCTGGTTTCTTTCAATACAGTGAAAGGCCCTCATGAACAAAACTTCTATGCTCCACGCGGAGACGTAAGTTTCACAGTCGATAGCGTTGATTTTTGGATAAGTCAATCAGGAACAAACCCAAATCAATCATACACAATTATCATCGATGGAAATGAAGTTGACTGGGGTCATGTAGATAACTTCAATAGTTCTGCAGGAGAAGGATTTTTCCATGGAACAACCACGGTTTCTTTCGATGAAGGTGGAAATCACACGTTTAAAATCGCTGTTCACCCAGAGATAAATGAACCTGCTGGCGGTTGGTTGGTTTTTGGCGCTGCTAGAGGTGATGTTGCTCCTGTATTGTATGGTGACATTCCGCTTGTTCCGGAACCATCAACCTATGCCATGCTAATTACAGGATTATTGATAATCGCATTTTCTGTCAGAAGAAAATACAAGAATAATGTGGCTCTATGCTAG
- a CDS encoding phage portal protein → MSKLEKVRADMGKRIVNLVTKRSYDGARNDRRSGGWVAANSSANTEILPQLSILRNRSRELVRNNPYAAKAMRVLASNRIGTGIIATIKDKQIASLWNKWVKVCDADWQYDFNGIQRLIAMTEAESGECLIRFRYRKMSDGLPVPVQLQILEPDFIDTTKNENLKNKGWIQNGIEFSPIGERVAYWLFNQHPGESITNTIVKSSRIPASDIIHFFDRKRPGQMRGVPILAPIMMTANDLNEFVEATLVRKAAEACIAAVVETDDENRSIGNESIDDQMRIEELAPGMVQYLSPGEKLTFTNPSASQGDIGYVADRLHAIAAGIGITYEQLTGDLSQVNYSSIRAGTLDFRREIEQWQWLNFVPSVLNTVIEKFLETAFAAGLIPSTDIEYDWTTPRFDWVDPMKDVQGEQLELSMGLKTWSEAVRARGFNPDLLFEELKAEREKFKSAGMDYPIKQENSMNQQSTENQNQEGKNKKQQSM, encoded by the coding sequence ATGTCGAAGCTTGAGAAGGTTCGTGCAGATATGGGGAAGCGTATTGTTAACTTGGTGACAAAAAGATCATATGACGGTGCGCGTAACGATAGAAGATCAGGTGGATGGGTAGCAGCTAACAGCTCGGCTAATACAGAGATTCTTCCTCAGCTATCAATTCTAAGGAACAGATCGAGAGAGTTGGTAAGAAACAATCCATACGCCGCAAAGGCTATGCGTGTTCTTGCTTCAAACAGGATTGGAACGGGAATCATAGCAACTATCAAAGACAAACAAATTGCTTCTCTTTGGAATAAGTGGGTAAAAGTTTGTGATGCAGATTGGCAATATGATTTCAATGGTATTCAGAGGCTGATTGCGATGACGGAAGCTGAATCTGGTGAATGCTTGATAAGATTTCGTTATCGCAAAATGTCTGACGGCCTACCAGTTCCTGTGCAATTGCAGATTCTTGAACCTGATTTTATCGATACAACAAAGAATGAAAATCTCAAGAATAAAGGATGGATTCAAAACGGAATTGAATTTTCACCCATTGGTGAGCGTGTTGCTTATTGGTTATTCAATCAACATCCAGGGGAATCAATAACTAATACAATTGTTAAATCAAGCCGTATCCCTGCCAGTGACATCATTCATTTTTTTGACAGAAAACGCCCAGGACAAATGCGCGGCGTACCGATACTTGCACCGATCATGATGACGGCCAACGATCTCAATGAGTTTGTCGAGGCAACACTTGTTCGCAAAGCTGCCGAGGCTTGCATAGCTGCCGTTGTTGAAACAGACGACGAGAATCGTAGCATCGGTAATGAATCCATTGACGATCAAATGAGAATCGAGGAATTGGCTCCAGGCATGGTTCAGTACTTAAGTCCAGGAGAAAAATTAACTTTCACCAATCCTTCCGCATCTCAGGGTGATATTGGATATGTTGCAGACAGGCTACACGCAATCGCCGCTGGTATCGGTATTACTTATGAACAGCTTACCGGAGATTTATCACAGGTTAATTATTCTTCTATCCGAGCAGGGACGTTAGATTTTAGGCGAGAGATCGAGCAGTGGCAGTGGTTGAATTTTGTTCCGTCTGTTTTGAACACGGTTATTGAAAAATTCCTTGAAACGGCATTTGCCGCTGGATTAATACCGTCAACAGATATTGAATATGATTGGACAACACCACGATTCGACTGGGTTGATCCGATGAAGGATGTGCAGGGTGAGCAATTGGAGCTGTCGATGGGATTAAAAACATGGTCAGAGGCTGTTCGTGCTCGCGGCTTTAATCCAGATTTGCTATTCGAAGAGCTGAAAGCAGAACGTGAGAAATTTAAATCTGCTGGAATGGATTATCCTATTAAGCAAGAAAATTCTATGAATCAACAGTCTACAGAAAATCAAAACCAAGAAGGTAAGAATAAAAAGCAACAATCTATGTAA
- a CDS encoding DUF1064 domain-containing protein: MSNKRLYALGRLKKGQLNKTEQSYQDHLELLMRAGEILWYKFEGMTFRLADNLRYTPDFICMNKNGELEAVEVKSWWVGDAKAKIKMASQLFPIKFTAVYAKPKKDGGGWRMEEF; this comes from the coding sequence ATGAGCAATAAAAGATTGTACGCACTGGGTCGACTAAAGAAAGGACAGCTTAATAAGACTGAGCAATCGTATCAGGATCATCTGGAATTGCTTATGCGTGCAGGTGAGATCCTCTGGTACAAATTCGAGGGCATGACGTTCAGGCTGGCGGATAACTTGCGATACACGCCGGATTTTATTTGCATGAATAAAAACGGTGAACTTGAAGCAGTAGAAGTAAAAAGCTGGTGGGTAGGTGATGCAAAAGCCAAAATCAAGATGGCCAGTCAATTGTTCCCGATTAAATTTACTGCTGTCTATGCTAAGCCAAAAAAGGATGGCGGTGGTTGGAGGATGGAGGAGTTTTAA
- a CDS encoding phage head-tail joining protein, which produces MSFTITQLEAIERAIASGELTIIGANGRQVTYRSMTDLLKARDLIKKGLEETGSVKKKKFSFIKFGNR; this is translated from the coding sequence ATGTCATTCACAATAACTCAGCTTGAAGCTATTGAACGAGCCATTGCATCTGGTGAGCTAACGATTATCGGCGCAAACGGTAGGCAGGTAACCTATAGATCAATGACAGATTTATTGAAGGCAAGGGATTTAATAAAGAAAGGACTAGAAGAGACAGGATCGGTAAAGAAGAAAAAATTCTCTTTCATTAAGTTTGGAAATCGATAA
- a CDS encoding type II toxin-antitoxin system HicA family toxin, whose translation MNSKDIIKKLEQDGWTLRGVKGSHHVYVHPHKPGHISVPHPKKDMGVGLVSKLLKQAGLK comes from the coding sequence ATGAACAGCAAAGACATTATCAAAAAACTTGAACAAGACGGATGGACGCTTAGAGGTGTCAAAGGATCGCACCACGTTTACGTTCATCCACATAAACCAGGCCACATCAGCGTACCACACCCGAAGAAAGATATGGGTGTCGGTCTTGTTAGCAAACTACTGAAACAAGCTGGATTAAAATAA